From the Hymenobacter yonginensis genome, one window contains:
- a CDS encoding DEAD/DEAH box helicase, protein MSLYLTADPADVPVGETHVVQTKHKPTLAAWQLEKVEFKRWLKAEESAATTPADIVSSWCNNFFFVEEDQATESPGLRQPQLGAIYSVLGHLTLPSDAGLVVLPTGTGKTETMLAVLVAKQCAKLLVVVPSDALRTQIAEKFITLGLLKEFGIVGQGAGYPAVGVMRQSFADGADFERFVAQSNVLVATMSILQTLEPTQLQHMADVCSHVFIDEAHHVKAASWQYVKDHFDSHKVLQFTATPFRNDGQRLEGNLLFNFPLSEAQRQGYYKTIEFKPVSVFQPEKADQAIADAAMARLREDLTAGYNHILMARCATKERAKQVYQLYAPHNDLTPVLLYSGVTGAKEILRQITTRQARIIVCVDMLGEGFDLPELKIAAFHDIRKSLPITLQLAGRFTRTKRDEQLGNACFIANIADPQVGDELDELYAADTDWNKLLANMGQTRIQEEVDFKRLLAGFSRLNEAKLPLNNIKIKLSTVVYRTADTWNPRNFRQGLPDYDKAFYQFDDLNSDKQLLLILTAHQDGVDWLDSKEVYQLTWRIIVVFWEARLKLLFIHSSDNSSLYEPLANAILDNNAQIIKGVDVFKTFDGLHRISLQNVGLRNHVGKDVRFRMMVGRDLEEAVSALEQQKGEKAFVMGMGYEDGKQRNLGASYKGRIWLKRENDLSVFTKWCSKVGKQLLDPNIDPNQFLKETLVPTYVSEFPESDPVWIDWHEDLYLQDEVYFKFRLGDEVVDLSNATLELTGVFSATTIDFLLVSDTQQAAFRVTLQEAGEARARYPHYAIMQTGGPAVQALFGRREEEGVQFLQRLPPTVWFADGSSVRGNDHLAPKHSIGLFPAAGIEYWDWTGVDLSAESQGVLPVTDSIQYRVIQRLQQGDYDIIYDDDSAGEAADIVTLKLHPDRIAVELYHLKYASKGKIGNAVKNLYEVCGQTQRSVHWKHRRPDALLLHLLRRKPKTEKGMTRDRLEKGTVKELETLRRLAKRQLPVEFSFIIVQPSIKQGDVGPELLKLLGVTQNFVHELAGVPLRVIGSA, encoded by the coding sequence ATGTCACTCTACCTAACCGCAGATCCGGCCGATGTTCCGGTTGGTGAGACACATGTGGTGCAGACTAAACATAAACCTACGCTTGCGGCGTGGCAGTTAGAGAAAGTTGAGTTTAAGCGGTGGCTGAAGGCCGAAGAATCTGCTGCTACCACCCCCGCTGACATCGTAAGCTCGTGGTGCAACAACTTCTTTTTCGTTGAGGAAGACCAGGCTACTGAGAGTCCCGGTTTACGCCAGCCACAACTTGGTGCCATTTACTCTGTGCTAGGGCATCTGACGTTACCTTCCGATGCGGGACTCGTAGTGCTACCTACTGGCACAGGAAAAACTGAGACTATGCTGGCAGTGCTTGTCGCGAAACAGTGCGCCAAGCTACTCGTCGTCGTACCATCCGATGCGTTGCGCACTCAGATTGCCGAGAAGTTCATCACACTGGGCTTACTCAAGGAGTTTGGCATTGTCGGTCAGGGGGCTGGGTACCCAGCAGTTGGCGTGATGCGTCAGTCATTTGCTGATGGCGCTGATTTCGAGCGGTTCGTAGCTCAAAGCAACGTTCTGGTAGCTACGATGTCAATTCTGCAGACACTGGAGCCAACTCAGTTGCAACATATGGCTGACGTTTGCTCTCATGTGTTCATCGACGAGGCACACCACGTAAAGGCCGCCTCTTGGCAATATGTGAAAGACCATTTTGACAGCCACAAGGTGCTACAGTTCACAGCCACCCCGTTTCGCAACGATGGGCAGCGGCTTGAAGGCAACCTTCTTTTCAACTTCCCCCTAAGCGAGGCCCAACGGCAGGGGTACTACAAAACCATCGAGTTCAAACCGGTCAGTGTGTTTCAGCCCGAGAAGGCCGACCAAGCCATTGCTGATGCGGCGATGGCCCGATTACGCGAGGACTTGACAGCTGGCTACAACCACATATTGATGGCCCGCTGCGCCACAAAGGAGCGGGCCAAACAGGTGTATCAACTCTACGCACCGCATAATGACCTGACCCCCGTGTTGTTATACTCGGGTGTGACCGGGGCTAAGGAAATATTACGTCAGATTACTACACGCCAAGCTCGCATCATTGTGTGCGTAGATATGCTGGGTGAAGGCTTCGACCTGCCGGAGTTGAAGATTGCCGCCTTCCACGATATTCGTAAAAGCCTGCCCATCACTCTCCAACTGGCTGGGCGTTTCACGCGCACCAAGCGCGACGAGCAACTGGGTAATGCGTGCTTCATTGCCAACATCGCCGATCCGCAAGTGGGTGACGAGTTGGATGAGTTGTATGCAGCCGACACAGACTGGAACAAGCTGCTGGCCAACATGGGCCAGACCCGGATTCAAGAAGAGGTAGATTTCAAGCGACTACTGGCGGGTTTCTCCCGGCTCAACGAGGCCAAGCTGCCCCTTAACAACATCAAAATTAAGCTGAGTACGGTAGTGTATCGTACCGCTGATACATGGAACCCACGTAACTTCCGACAAGGACTACCCGACTACGATAAGGCATTCTACCAGTTTGACGACCTCAACAGCGACAAGCAGTTGTTGCTTATCCTGACAGCCCACCAAGACGGCGTAGATTGGTTGGACTCGAAAGAGGTGTACCAGTTGACCTGGCGGATTATCGTAGTATTCTGGGAGGCACGACTCAAGCTACTCTTTATCCATAGTTCCGACAACTCGTCGCTCTACGAGCCGCTGGCTAACGCTATTTTGGACAACAATGCACAGATCATCAAGGGGGTGGATGTGTTCAAAACGTTTGATGGCCTGCACCGCATCAGTCTGCAAAACGTGGGGCTACGCAACCACGTGGGTAAAGACGTCCGATTTAGGATGATGGTGGGGCGTGACCTGGAGGAGGCAGTTAGCGCACTGGAGCAGCAGAAAGGTGAAAAAGCCTTCGTGATGGGAATGGGCTACGAAGACGGCAAGCAGCGCAACCTGGGGGCTTCTTACAAGGGGCGTATCTGGCTGAAGCGGGAGAACGACTTGAGCGTGTTCACCAAATGGTGCTCCAAAGTTGGCAAGCAGCTGCTAGATCCGAACATCGACCCCAACCAGTTTCTGAAAGAGACGTTGGTGCCGACTTATGTGAGCGAGTTTCCGGAGAGTGACCCAGTGTGGATTGACTGGCACGAAGACTTGTACCTTCAAGACGAGGTGTACTTCAAGTTCAGGTTGGGCGACGAAGTAGTTGATCTGTCAAACGCAACACTGGAGCTAACTGGGGTATTCAGTGCTACTACAATCGATTTCCTTTTGGTTAGTGATACCCAGCAGGCGGCATTTCGCGTAACCTTACAAGAAGCAGGGGAGGCCAGGGCCAGATACCCGCACTATGCCATCATGCAGACTGGTGGGCCAGCCGTACAGGCCTTATTTGGGCGGCGGGAGGAGGAAGGAGTACAGTTCCTACAGCGCTTGCCGCCAACGGTGTGGTTTGCCGATGGCTCCTCAGTGCGAGGCAACGACCACTTGGCCCCGAAGCACTCAATTGGGTTATTCCCGGCGGCGGGAATCGAATATTGGGATTGGACGGGTGTTGATCTCAGTGCCGAGTCACAGGGTGTACTTCCGGTAACGGATTCTATCCAGTATCGGGTGATCCAGAGGCTTCAGCAGGGTGACTACGACATTATTTATGATGATGACAGCGCGGGTGAAGCGGCCGACATAGTAACACTCAAGCTACACCCTGACCGGATTGCCGTGGAGCTATACCATCTGAAGTACGCCAGTAAGGGTAAGATCGGAAACGCGGTAAAGAACTTGTATGAAGTATGCGGACAGACGCAACGGTCAGTCCACTGGAAGCACCGCCGTCCGGATGCACTTCTGTTACACTTGCTTCGACGCAAGCCCAAGACGGAGAAGGGGATGACACGCGACCGATTGGAAAAGGGAACGGTGAAGGAATTGGAAACGCTACGACGGCTGGCTAAGCGGCAGCTGCCAGTCGAATTTTCCTTCATCATTGTACAGCCCTCTATCAAACAGGGGGACGTGGGGCCGGAACTGTTGAAGCTGCTTGGAGTTACGCAAAACTTCGTGCATGAACTGGCTGGGGTACCACTGCGGGTCATTGGTAGTGCCTGA
- a CDS encoding DUF6660 family protein, with product MRFLSLFFAFYFACLSTLTCADEVIVCQDQTQTIVAASSHADCSAANVGDWCSPLCQCHCCGGAVTLLPSLAAPASQNALEWGSTERHAHSLATAPTRAPAAVWQPPRA from the coding sequence ATGCGTTTTTTGTCTCTGTTCTTCGCCTTCTACTTCGCTTGCCTGTCGACGCTGACGTGTGCCGATGAAGTAATCGTGTGCCAGGACCAGACGCAGACCATCGTGGCTGCTTCCTCTCATGCTGATTGTAGCGCGGCTAACGTAGGAGACTGGTGCTCCCCTCTGTGCCAATGCCATTGCTGCGGTGGTGCCGTCACTCTGTTACCTTCTCTAGCAGCCCCTGCTTCACAGAATGCCTTGGAATGGGGTTCTACGGAACGCCATGCCCATTCTCTAGCTACCGCCCCAACGCGGGCACCCGCCGCCGTCTGGCAACCGCCGCGAGCCTAA
- a CDS encoding CusA/CzcA family heavy metal efflux RND transporter yields MFDRLIHFSIHNKLIIGLLTLALTAWGSYSLSRLPIDAVPDITTNQVVVYTVAPSLAASDIERLVSFPVEQSLATIPGREEVRSFSRFGLSVVTIVFEDKIDIYWARQQVGERLREAESQIPESIGRPEMAPVSTGLGEVYQYLVRAKPGYEQKYDARELRTIQDWIVRRQLLGTPGVADVASFGGQLKQFEIRLDPTRLRSLGVTTEQVYQAVSRNNQNAGGAYLDQKPTAYFIRTEGLAENAADLGNIVVRSTQGGMPVLVRDVADVRLGSAVRYGAMTRNAEGEVTGGLVLMLKGANANEVIKAVKARMQTVRKSLPEGVTIDVYLDRSDLVGRAISTVQTNLIEGALIVLFVLVLFLGNWRAGLVVASVIPLAMLFAISMMRLFGVSGNLLSLGAIDFGLVVDGAVIIVEAIVHRLHGGQLQVPGNRLTSAQMNEETYHAASQIRSSAAFGEIIILIVYLPLLALAGIEGKMFRPMAETVAFAIVGAFILSLTYVPMMSALALSRSTEPKRNLSDRMMSWLEARYRPVLVWALRRKTVVVSAALVLFAGALLLFRTLGGEFIPQLSEGDFAIEMRTLTGSSLSYTVEKSQQAASILQKQFPEVKEVVAKIGAAEIPTDPMPVEAADVMVILEKDRGKWTSATTQEELAEKMAKALSVIPGVTFGFQQPIQMRFNELISGAKQDVVLKIYGEDLQQLASYAERAARLVRQVEGAEDVYVEQVTGLPQIVVKLDRNRLARFGLNAEDVNRTVQTAFAGQSAGQLFEQERRFDVVLRLAPELRQNIGNVRQLLVATPAGEQIPLEQVASVDLQEGPNQIQRDDAKRRITVAFNVRGRDVESVVTELQGKVDQQLEFAPGYYTTYGGQFENLRQATERLSVAVPVALLLIFVLLFFTFKSLKQSILIFTAIPLSAIGGVLALWLRDMPFSISAGVGFIALFGVAVLNGIVLIGYFNQLKEEGRMDLYQRILEGTQVRLRPVLMTATVASLGFLPMALSTSAGAEVQRPLATVVIGGLVTATLLTLLVLPVLYSLSERGETPAPQPSASRSLPVAGLLVALGLSGVLKSTPAHAQGPLTATQAVGRALQANGTVQAAQRSLQAQQALRRTSFDVGRTTVLGTYGQVNSPLSDNVLSIGQIIALPRYYKAQAGLSQAQISGREQQLAQVQAELRRQVRRSYEQAVYARHRLRTLRGQDSIYREFLRSAQLRFKTGEAARLEPANALIQQGETQNLLAQARADYAIAQRQLQALLQSPQPVDIADSTVHLLPAPVVAADTAVLALTPQARVLQQQIAERRAETRVEKAQGLPQVSVGYTNQSLRGTYEIDGQATTYGTGDRFQSVQAGVAIPLLRGPQKARVQAAQLQEQAATATYQRYRAEVASQLEELRLRLQEQQQRVQFYEQTGLLQAAVIVRLSQRAYKAGETTYSELLLNLERALSVRTAYLDAVLQHNQTAIDLDYLLGATAQ; encoded by the coding sequence ATGTTTGATCGGCTGATTCATTTTTCTATTCACAACAAGCTCATCATCGGGCTGCTCACTCTGGCGCTGACTGCCTGGGGTAGCTACTCGCTGAGCCGGCTACCGATTGATGCGGTACCCGACATTACCACCAACCAAGTTGTCGTCTACACAGTAGCCCCGTCCCTGGCGGCAAGCGACATCGAGCGGCTGGTGTCCTTCCCCGTGGAGCAGAGCCTGGCCACGATTCCCGGCCGGGAGGAAGTGCGCTCCTTTTCGCGCTTCGGCCTCTCCGTCGTCACCATTGTCTTCGAGGACAAGATTGATATTTATTGGGCCCGGCAACAAGTCGGAGAGCGGCTGCGCGAAGCCGAAAGCCAGATACCCGAAAGCATCGGCCGGCCGGAAATGGCCCCGGTCAGCACCGGGTTGGGGGAAGTGTATCAGTACCTGGTGCGCGCTAAACCCGGCTACGAGCAGAAGTACGACGCCCGCGAGCTGCGTACTATTCAGGACTGGATTGTGCGGCGGCAATTGCTGGGCACACCCGGCGTAGCGGACGTGGCCAGCTTCGGCGGGCAGCTTAAGCAGTTTGAAATCCGGCTGGACCCCACCCGGCTCCGCTCGCTCGGGGTCACCACGGAGCAAGTCTACCAGGCTGTTTCGCGTAACAACCAGAACGCGGGCGGTGCCTACCTCGATCAGAAACCCACTGCCTACTTCATCCGCACCGAAGGACTGGCCGAGAATGCCGCCGACCTGGGTAACATCGTCGTGCGCAGCACCCAAGGGGGTATGCCGGTGCTGGTACGGGATGTGGCGGACGTACGCTTAGGCTCGGCCGTGCGCTACGGAGCCATGACCCGTAACGCGGAGGGAGAAGTGACCGGTGGGCTGGTGCTCATGCTTAAGGGAGCCAACGCCAACGAGGTCATCAAAGCCGTGAAAGCGCGCATGCAGACTGTACGCAAGTCTTTGCCCGAAGGCGTCACCATTGACGTGTACCTGGACCGCTCCGACCTGGTAGGCCGCGCCATAAGCACCGTGCAGACCAACCTGATCGAGGGCGCCCTGATTGTCCTGTTCGTGCTGGTGCTCTTTCTGGGCAACTGGCGCGCCGGGCTTGTGGTAGCCTCGGTCATTCCGCTGGCCATGCTCTTTGCCATCAGCATGATGCGCCTGTTTGGGGTGTCCGGCAACCTGCTCTCACTAGGGGCCATAGACTTCGGCCTGGTCGTGGACGGGGCCGTGATTATCGTCGAAGCCATCGTGCACCGCCTGCACGGCGGGCAGCTCCAAGTGCCGGGAAACCGGTTGACCAGTGCGCAGATGAACGAGGAAACCTACCACGCGGCCAGCCAGATTCGCTCCTCGGCAGCCTTTGGGGAAATCATCATCCTGATCGTGTATCTGCCCCTGCTGGCGCTGGCCGGCATCGAGGGCAAGATGTTCCGGCCCATGGCTGAGACGGTCGCCTTTGCCATCGTCGGCGCTTTCATCCTCTCGCTCACCTACGTACCCATGATGTCGGCCTTGGCGCTCAGCCGCTCGACGGAACCTAAACGCAACTTATCGGACCGGATGATGAGCTGGCTCGAAGCCCGTTACCGACCGGTGCTTGTATGGGCCCTACGTCGGAAGACGGTGGTGGTGTCGGCGGCCTTGGTGCTGTTTGCCGGCGCTTTGCTGCTGTTCCGCACCCTGGGTGGGGAGTTCATTCCCCAACTCTCGGAAGGGGACTTTGCAATTGAAATGCGCACGCTGACCGGCTCGTCGCTGAGCTACACGGTGGAGAAAAGCCAGCAAGCTGCGAGCATCCTGCAGAAACAGTTTCCCGAGGTCAAGGAAGTGGTGGCCAAGATCGGCGCGGCCGAGATTCCCACGGACCCCATGCCGGTGGAAGCCGCCGACGTGATGGTTATTCTGGAGAAGGATCGGGGGAAGTGGACCTCGGCCACAACGCAGGAAGAGCTGGCTGAGAAGATGGCCAAAGCCCTGAGCGTGATTCCTGGAGTCACTTTTGGCTTCCAACAGCCCATCCAGATGCGCTTCAACGAGCTCATCAGTGGGGCCAAGCAGGATGTGGTCCTTAAAATCTACGGCGAGGACCTGCAGCAGCTTGCTTCCTACGCCGAGCGCGCCGCCCGTCTGGTACGCCAAGTGGAAGGCGCGGAGGACGTGTACGTGGAGCAGGTCACGGGTCTGCCGCAGATCGTGGTGAAGCTGGACCGCAACCGCCTGGCCCGTTTTGGCCTCAACGCCGAGGATGTGAACCGCACGGTGCAGACGGCCTTTGCCGGACAGAGTGCCGGCCAGCTCTTTGAGCAGGAGCGACGATTTGATGTGGTGCTGCGCCTGGCCCCAGAGCTGCGCCAGAACATCGGCAACGTACGCCAGCTGCTGGTGGCCACCCCGGCCGGCGAGCAGATTCCGCTGGAGCAGGTAGCGTCGGTAGACCTGCAAGAAGGCCCAAACCAGATTCAGCGCGACGACGCGAAACGTCGGATTACGGTGGCCTTCAACGTACGGGGCCGGGACGTGGAAAGCGTGGTGACGGAACTGCAGGGCAAAGTGGATCAGCAGTTGGAGTTTGCACCCGGTTACTACACCACCTACGGCGGGCAGTTCGAGAACCTGCGCCAGGCTACCGAACGGTTGAGCGTCGCCGTGCCCGTGGCGCTGCTGCTCATCTTCGTGCTCCTGTTCTTCACCTTCAAGTCCCTGAAGCAGTCGATACTCATTTTCACGGCCATTCCCCTGTCGGCCATCGGCGGGGTGCTAGCCCTGTGGCTGCGCGATATGCCCTTCAGCATCTCGGCCGGAGTCGGCTTCATTGCCCTGTTCGGGGTAGCCGTGCTCAACGGCATCGTGCTGATCGGTTACTTCAATCAACTCAAGGAGGAAGGCCGTATGGACCTCTACCAGCGTATTTTGGAAGGTACCCAGGTAAGGCTACGGCCTGTGCTGATGACAGCCACGGTAGCCTCACTGGGCTTCCTGCCTATGGCCTTGTCCACCTCGGCCGGCGCGGAAGTGCAACGTCCTCTGGCCACCGTCGTGATAGGGGGCCTAGTCACCGCGACTCTGCTGACGTTGCTGGTGCTGCCCGTACTCTATTCCTTATCGGAACGCGGTGAAACACCCGCCCCGCAGCCATCGGCTTCCCGTTCCTTGCCCGTTGCGGGGCTGCTCGTGGCACTGGGGCTGAGTGGAGTACTGAAGAGTACGCCAGCGCACGCCCAGGGGCCTCTTACTGCCACTCAGGCCGTAGGGCGAGCGCTGCAGGCTAATGGCACAGTCCAGGCCGCGCAACGCTCTCTACAGGCGCAGCAAGCCCTGCGACGCACTTCCTTTGACGTGGGGCGTACCACGGTGCTGGGTACCTATGGGCAGGTCAACTCCCCCCTCTCCGACAACGTGCTCAGTATCGGGCAGATTATTGCCCTACCAAGATACTACAAAGCTCAAGCGGGGCTGAGTCAAGCCCAGATCAGCGGCCGGGAGCAGCAACTGGCCCAGGTGCAGGCCGAACTACGCCGGCAGGTACGACGCAGCTACGAGCAGGCGGTCTACGCCCGGCATCGGCTGCGTACCCTGCGCGGCCAGGACAGCATCTACCGCGAGTTTCTGCGCTCGGCCCAACTCCGCTTCAAAACCGGCGAAGCTGCCCGCCTGGAGCCCGCCAATGCGTTGATTCAGCAGGGCGAAACGCAGAACCTGTTGGCGCAGGCCCGGGCGGATTACGCCATTGCCCAGCGTCAGCTGCAGGCCTTGCTGCAATCGCCCCAACCCGTGGACATCGCCGACAGCACGGTGCACCTGCTGCCCGCTCCGGTGGTCGCTGCGGACACCGCTGTGCTGGCCCTCACTCCCCAGGCGCGGGTCTTGCAGCAGCAAATTGCCGAGCGCCGGGCGGAAACCCGCGTGGAGAAAGCCCAGGGGCTGCCTCAAGTGAGCGTGGGCTATACCAATCAGTCGTTGCGCGGTACGTACGAAATAGACGGACAAGCCACTACCTACGGCACCGGCGACCGGTTCCAGAGCGTACAGGCCGGCGTAGCGATTCCCCTGCTGCGCGGCCCCCAGAAGGCTCGGGTGCAGGCCGCCCAGTTGCAGGAGCAAGCCGCCACGGCGACCTACCAGCGTTACCGGGCGGAAGTAGCCAGCCAGCTGGAGGAGCTACGCCTGCGCCTGCAGGAGCAACAACAGCGCGTGCAATTCTATGAGCAGACCGGCTTGCTGCAAGCGGCCGTCATTGTCCGGCTCAGCCAGCGCGCCTACAAGGCTGGTGAAACGACCTATTCCGAGCTGCTGCTCAATCTGGAGCGTGCCCTGAGCGTGCGCACCGCGTACTTGGATGCCGTGCTTCAGCACAATCAAACCGCCATTGATCTGGACTACCTGCTGGGCGCTACCGCGCAGTAA
- a CDS encoding efflux RND transporter periplasmic adaptor subunit, translating into MHKIATLVLLLSLTVASCTNKNEKETAETTETPASAEEEEAEEASDLVSLSPAEQQAAGIQTGRIQSRPMGAGLAVTGTLDVPPESAVSITAPLGGFVERTELLQGARVRKGEVLATIRNPEFVTLQQDYLETRARLAYARTELARQKELYEQEVAPQKNYQRAQADYNALQVQTNAQAARLRLAGLPVGGKIVTTASLRAPRAGFVRAVNVTVGQAVTATDALFEIVDPEHLHVELTVFERDVARVQKGQLIRFTLASDSTGSHRERTAHVYLVGKAIGEDRTVRVHGHLDQENDPALLPGLYVRAMIETGRSDAPVLPDAALVRFEGKNYAYAVEAPGRYRMVPVTLGRSEDNFTEVTLPEAVPATTTFVTTGAYSLLAKMKNAEEEE; encoded by the coding sequence ATGCATAAGATTGCAACCCTGGTGCTGCTGCTGAGCCTGACCGTAGCCAGCTGCACCAACAAGAACGAGAAAGAAACGGCCGAAACTACGGAGACACCCGCGTCGGCAGAAGAAGAGGAAGCAGAGGAAGCCTCGGACCTGGTTTCCCTTTCGCCCGCCGAGCAGCAAGCGGCAGGTATCCAGACCGGACGCATCCAGAGCCGCCCGATGGGAGCCGGGTTGGCGGTAACGGGTACGCTGGACGTGCCCCCGGAGAGTGCCGTATCCATTACCGCCCCATTGGGAGGCTTCGTAGAGCGCACGGAGCTGCTGCAGGGGGCCCGTGTGCGCAAAGGAGAGGTGCTAGCCACCATTCGCAACCCGGAGTTTGTGACCCTGCAGCAGGACTACCTGGAAACCCGCGCTCGGCTGGCATACGCCCGTACGGAGCTTGCCCGCCAGAAAGAGCTCTACGAGCAGGAGGTCGCCCCGCAAAAAAACTACCAGCGCGCCCAGGCTGACTACAATGCCCTGCAAGTGCAAACCAACGCCCAGGCTGCCCGATTGCGGCTGGCGGGCCTCCCCGTGGGCGGCAAGATTGTCACCACGGCCAGCTTACGGGCTCCCCGGGCGGGCTTTGTGCGCGCCGTGAACGTGACGGTCGGCCAGGCAGTGACGGCCACCGATGCCTTATTTGAAATCGTGGACCCAGAACACCTGCACGTCGAACTCACGGTCTTCGAGCGGGATGTGGCCCGGGTACAAAAGGGGCAGCTGATCCGCTTTACCCTGGCCAGCGACTCTACCGGCTCCCACCGGGAGCGTACGGCTCACGTGTACCTGGTCGGCAAAGCTATTGGCGAGGACCGGACCGTGCGGGTGCACGGCCACCTCGACCAGGAAAACGACCCAGCGTTGCTGCCAGGCCTCTACGTGCGCGCTATGATTGAAACCGGCCGCAGCGACGCGCCGGTGCTCCCCGATGCGGCTCTGGTGCGCTTTGAGGGCAAGAATTACGCCTACGCGGTGGAAGCGCCGGGCCGCTACCGGATGGTACCCGTTACGCTAGGTCGTAGCGAGGACAACTTCACGGAAGTCACCTTGCCTGAAGCCGTGCCGGCCACGACGACGTTCGTGACGACGGGAGCCTACTCGTTGCTGGCCAAGATGAAAAACGCCGAAGAGGAGGAATAA
- a CDS encoding Fur family transcriptional regulator encodes MAHPQEDTLIARQITPTPVRLLVLDVLQHHPAALSLADVELLLGYADRITVHRTLKIFTEKGLVHRIEDGSGAVKFALCEPGCTPEHHQDFHVHFFCTRCRETSCLSTVAVPVIALPGAYQVQETSLVMKGLCENCASAG; translated from the coding sequence ATGGCTCACCCCCAAGAAGACACCCTCATCGCCCGGCAGATTACGCCGACGCCCGTGCGCCTGCTCGTACTGGATGTGCTGCAGCACCACCCGGCCGCGCTCAGCCTGGCGGATGTGGAACTCCTGCTCGGGTACGCGGACCGTATTACCGTGCACCGAACGCTGAAAATCTTTACCGAGAAGGGACTCGTGCACCGCATCGAGGACGGCAGCGGAGCCGTCAAGTTTGCCCTGTGCGAGCCGGGCTGCACCCCGGAGCACCACCAGGACTTCCATGTGCACTTCTTCTGTACCCGCTGCCGGGAAACCTCCTGCTTGTCCACGGTGGCGGTACCCGTCATTGCCTTGCCGGGAGCGTACCAGGTACAGGAAACCAGTCTGGTGATGAAGGGGCTGTGCGAGAACTGCGCCAGCGCCGGCTGA